A single genomic interval of Rosistilla ulvae harbors:
- a CDS encoding sensor histidine kinase — protein MPLILCSVLAAAGVAAGSYWLAARWATRDLQSRLVGIQRTLSQSTFPLNRVVLRLLADLTQSELVTLDSRGAVLQQTIDAPSQSLADLEHLLATSHDANEVAQVQMLKLPQKRYLAYRFPTQNPAMRSDRVDSVLILFDEALLQDAQRRAAILPLVTGLSTILALTSITLLVTERMVRRIAALRVRVDRVAAGDFESKVSDNVGDELGHLGAAVETMASQLRHLWATVHRQEGEKLLHQIAGGMAHQLRNSLTGARMAIELHASDCGDPTDEGLQIAIAQIEQAEDYVRRLLLVASGRQDKDQPADAMRCLQDVQASLAPIARHLNVNLHWDLALDLANQQVKDGATLSAAISNLVLNALQTAGDVHVQAKVRNQQWLQVSISDDGPGVPEAIADELFEPFVTSKPEGLGLGLPVVRRAAEHLEGRVVWRRRQQRTVFDFYARIM, from the coding sequence TTGCCGCTGATCTTATGTTCGGTGTTGGCGGCTGCTGGTGTCGCTGCGGGGTCCTATTGGTTGGCAGCCCGCTGGGCGACGCGCGATCTTCAATCGCGATTGGTCGGCATCCAACGGACGCTTTCCCAGTCGACGTTCCCGTTGAATCGGGTCGTCTTGCGATTGCTGGCCGACCTGACCCAGTCCGAACTTGTCACGCTCGATTCGCGTGGCGCGGTGCTGCAGCAAACCATCGACGCGCCATCGCAATCGCTGGCGGATCTGGAGCACCTGTTGGCGACATCGCACGACGCAAACGAAGTGGCTCAGGTGCAAATGCTCAAGCTACCGCAAAAGCGATATCTGGCGTATCGATTCCCAACGCAAAATCCGGCGATGCGATCCGACCGAGTCGATTCCGTGCTGATCCTGTTCGACGAAGCGCTGCTGCAAGACGCACAACGCCGCGCGGCGATCCTGCCGTTGGTGACCGGGCTGTCGACGATCCTCGCCCTGACATCGATCACGTTGTTGGTGACCGAAAGGATGGTCCGGCGGATCGCGGCATTGCGCGTTCGTGTCGACCGGGTTGCCGCCGGCGACTTTGAATCGAAAGTCTCCGACAACGTCGGCGACGAACTGGGGCATCTGGGAGCCGCGGTCGAAACGATGGCCAGCCAATTGAGACATTTATGGGCAACGGTCCATCGCCAGGAAGGAGAAAAACTGCTGCATCAGATTGCCGGCGGGATGGCTCATCAATTGCGCAACAGCTTGACCGGCGCAAGGATGGCGATCGAATTGCACGCCAGCGACTGTGGCGATCCGACAGACGAAGGACTGCAGATCGCGATCGCGCAGATCGAACAGGCCGAAGATTATGTGCGACGATTGCTGCTGGTCGCGTCGGGGCGACAGGACAAGGATCAACCTGCCGATGCGATGCGATGTCTTCAGGATGTGCAAGCGAGCTTGGCTCCGATCGCGCGGCATCTGAACGTGAACTTGCATTGGGACCTCGCCTTGGACCTCGCCAACCAACAGGTAAAAGACGGGGCGACGTTGTCGGCAGCGATTTCCAATTTGGTGCTCAACGCGTTGCAGACCGCGGGGGACGTCCACGTGCAGGCGAAGGTTCGCAATCAGCAATGGCTGCAAGTATCGATCAGCGACGATGGCCCTGGGGTTCCCGAAGCGATCGCCGATGAATTATTTGAGCCGTTTGTCACGTCAAAGCCCGAAGGCCTGGGATTGGGGTTACCGGTGGTTCGCCGCGCCGCGGAGCATCTGGAGGGACGTGTGGTCTGGAGGCGTCGCCAGCAACGGACCGTGTTTGACTTCTATGCCCGGATTATGTGA
- a CDS encoding TonB-dependent receptor, with the protein MGSERPNTERKALDVNLDARRYGSFAEIGAGQEVVRWFFRVGAAAGTIAKSMSAYDMSVSDAIYGQCERYVCRKRLEDMLDHEHSLNLQRLRESRGDTTAFFAFADTVSARNFHGTNDCHGWMGIRFQAHPRDQDSQIIIHVRMLDTENALQQEALGIVGVNLLYGAFFLNHEPDQLIESLLDNLSTRRIEIDMIEFSGIAFRHVDNRVMSLRLVQLGLSSAAMFSADGEVLQPSEVLYKKPILVERGSFRPLTNVNVDMLQAAQEKFHHEEDIDPDEVVTLAEITMRNLQANGNIDLRDFLARVDVLAACGMTVLISDYFEYYRLAAYLARYTKKKIGITMGAASLIELFDDKYYTKLDGGILESFGRLFKNDLKLYIYPLLDRKSGELTTIENLKIADELRTLYQYLVDKGCIEQLDNFNPAHLSTFSREVLRQIQVNDTSWVNHVPPAVAELIQQRGFFGCRRTPPSEVIQPAAISAPPIAPLPIDQGQLVPSLAGSIH; encoded by the coding sequence ATGGGATCGGAACGACCAAACACAGAACGGAAAGCGCTCGACGTCAATCTGGACGCACGGCGGTATGGGTCGTTCGCAGAGATCGGCGCGGGACAGGAAGTGGTCCGATGGTTCTTTCGCGTCGGGGCTGCGGCCGGCACGATTGCCAAAAGCATGTCGGCCTACGACATGTCGGTCAGCGACGCGATCTACGGGCAGTGCGAACGCTACGTCTGCCGCAAGCGTTTGGAAGACATGCTCGATCACGAGCACTCTCTCAACCTGCAACGGCTGCGCGAGAGTCGCGGGGACACGACAGCCTTCTTTGCGTTTGCCGACACCGTTTCGGCCCGCAACTTTCACGGCACCAACGATTGCCACGGCTGGATGGGCATTCGGTTCCAAGCCCACCCACGCGACCAAGACAGCCAAATCATCATCCACGTCCGGATGCTCGACACCGAAAACGCACTTCAACAGGAAGCGCTCGGGATCGTCGGTGTGAATCTGTTGTATGGGGCGTTCTTCTTAAATCACGAACCGGATCAATTGATCGAATCGCTGTTGGATAACCTCAGTACGCGGCGGATTGAAATCGACATGATCGAATTCTCCGGGATCGCGTTCCGACACGTCGACAATCGCGTGATGAGTTTGCGATTGGTTCAACTGGGACTCAGCAGCGCGGCGATGTTCTCAGCAGATGGCGAAGTATTGCAACCGTCCGAAGTGCTGTACAAAAAGCCGATCCTTGTCGAACGGGGCAGCTTCCGTCCGCTGACCAACGTCAACGTCGACATGCTGCAAGCGGCTCAAGAGAAATTCCATCACGAAGAAGATATCGACCCGGACGAAGTGGTCACGCTGGCCGAGATCACGATGCGCAACCTGCAAGCCAATGGCAACATCGATCTCCGCGACTTCCTAGCCCGCGTCGACGTCCTGGCGGCATGCGGAATGACTGTCCTGATCTCCGATTATTTCGAATACTACCGCTTGGCAGCCTATCTGGCGCGGTACACCAAGAAGAAGATCGGGATCACGATGGGTGCTGCGAGTCTGATCGAACTGTTCGACGACAAATATTACACCAAGCTCGACGGCGGAATACTGGAATCGTTTGGCCGGCTGTTTAAGAACGATCTGAAACTGTACATCTATCCGCTCCTGGATCGCAAATCGGGGGAACTGACGACGATCGAAAACCTGAAGATCGCCGACGAACTGCGGACCTTGTATCAGTATCTGGTCGACAAAGGCTGCATCGAACAACTCGATAACTTCAATCCCGCCCACCTCTCGACTTTCTCGCGTGAAGTGCTGCGTCAGATTCAAGTCAACGATACCAGCTGGGTCAACCACGTCCCCCCTGCGGTCGCCGAACTGATCCAACAGCGAGGCTTCTTCGGATGTCGCCGCACGCCTCCGTCCGAAGTGATCCAACCGGCGGCGATCTCCGCCCCGCCGATCGCACCGCTGCCGATCGATCAAGGGCAACTGGTTCCATCGCTTGCCGGATCAATCCACTAA
- a CDS encoding dienelactone hydrolase family protein, with product MRIQPTSHVDLSTPSGAMRTHLFRPATEGKFPGLILYSEIYQMTAPIARTAALLAGHGFLVAVPDVYHEFTELGEAFAYDQAGTDRGNALKTTKELTSYDADTDAVIDYFNSDPGCSGRIGAVGICLGGHLAFRAAMNPQVHTGVCFYATDIHKGSLGKGMADDSLARIPEIHGELMMIWGRQDPHIPLEGRRIIYDALTAAETRFTWHEFNGEHAFMRDEGHRYDPALALSLYTMVCQHLSNQLK from the coding sequence ATGCGAATCCAGCCGACAAGCCATGTCGATCTGTCGACGCCCAGCGGCGCGATGCGAACTCACCTGTTTCGCCCCGCAACGGAAGGCAAATTCCCCGGTCTGATCCTCTACTCCGAGATCTACCAGATGACCGCTCCCATCGCCCGCACGGCAGCATTGCTCGCCGGGCACGGTTTTCTGGTCGCGGTCCCCGATGTGTACCACGAATTCACCGAGCTGGGCGAAGCGTTTGCTTACGACCAAGCCGGCACCGATCGCGGCAACGCGTTGAAGACAACCAAGGAACTGACCAGCTACGACGCCGACACCGACGCGGTGATCGATTACTTCAACAGCGATCCGGGCTGCAGCGGACGGATCGGCGCGGTGGGAATCTGTCTTGGCGGACATCTCGCGTTTCGAGCGGCGATGAATCCCCAAGTGCATACCGGCGTCTGCTTCTACGCAACCGACATCCACAAAGGAAGCTTGGGCAAGGGAATGGCCGACGATTCGCTCGCTAGGATCCCCGAGATCCACGGCGAATTGATGATGATCTGGGGACGACAAGATCCTCACATTCCGCTGGAAGGACGACGGATCATCTACGATGCGTTGACCGCCGCGGAGACTCGTTTCACCTGGCACGAATTCAACGGCGAACATGCGTTCATGCGAGACGAAGGGCACCGCTACGATCCGGCACTGGCACTTTCACTCTACACAATGGTCTGCCAACACTTGTCGAACCAGCTGAAATAG
- a CDS encoding ABC transporter ATP-binding protein, which translates to MSKPLLSVENLGVGFGTDDGMLDAVRGVSFDVAAGETVGIVGESGSGKSVTNLAMMGLIPMPPGKITSGRAMFDNQDLLALSQDQLSAIRGRRIAMIFQDPMTALNPFLTVEDQLTEVTRLHLGFNRRQATEHAIEMLTQVGISAPEKRLQDYPHQFSGGMRQRVMIAMALSCNPEILIADEPTTALDVTIQAQILDLLKKLQREHNTAIIMITHDLGVVANICHRVLVMYAGRIVEKAPVDQLFAKPQHPYTQGLLASIPRWDQDGSELLKAIEGQPPHLAELPTGCAFHPRCPHKVDRCLGEDPRLESTSTERQRACFVDLNLS; encoded by the coding sequence ATGAGCAAGCCGTTATTGTCTGTTGAAAATCTGGGCGTTGGATTTGGCACCGACGATGGCATGCTCGACGCGGTGCGCGGCGTTTCGTTTGATGTCGCTGCGGGAGAGACCGTCGGGATCGTCGGCGAATCGGGCTCCGGCAAAAGCGTGACCAACCTGGCGATGATGGGTTTGATTCCCATGCCGCCGGGGAAGATTACGAGTGGTCGGGCGATGTTCGACAATCAAGATCTGTTGGCGCTGTCGCAGGATCAATTGAGTGCGATCCGCGGCCGTCGGATCGCGATGATCTTTCAAGATCCGATGACAGCGCTGAATCCATTTCTGACGGTCGAAGATCAATTGACCGAAGTCACTCGTTTGCATCTGGGATTTAATCGTCGCCAAGCGACCGAACATGCGATCGAAATGCTGACCCAGGTCGGGATCAGTGCCCCCGAGAAACGCTTGCAAGACTATCCGCATCAATTCAGCGGCGGGATGCGGCAACGGGTGATGATCGCGATGGCGTTGTCATGCAACCCCGAGATCTTGATCGCCGACGAACCGACGACTGCGCTCGACGTGACGATCCAGGCTCAGATTCTGGATCTGCTGAAGAAATTGCAGCGCGAACACAACACCGCGATCATCATGATCACTCACGACCTGGGCGTCGTGGCCAACATCTGCCACCGCGTGTTGGTGATGTATGCAGGACGAATTGTCGAAAAGGCACCGGTCGATCAATTGTTCGCCAAGCCACAGCATCCCTATACTCAAGGCTTGCTGGCTTCGATCCCGCGTTGGGATCAAGACGGCAGCGAATTGCTCAAAGCGATCGAAGGCCAACCGCCTCACCTGGCGGAATTGCCCACCGGATGTGCCTTTCATCCCCGTTGTCCTCACAAGGTCGATCGCTGCTTGGGCGAGGATCCGCGACTGGAAAGCACGTCGACGGAGCGTCAACGGGCCTGTTTTGTCGACCTAAACCTCAGCTGA
- a CDS encoding SET domain-containing protein, which yields MLKSETSPTTDDEPGPAVNVQSTPIGNGVFADQDFRAHDVVGWITGKIHDDPNYGSEYCIDIGEKATLEPDAPFRFLNHCCEPNCQFTWDEYEDQPDAIPEVYLLALRDIEAGEQLTIDYNWAAECAIPCRCGAETCRGWIVTLDEIDQLPANNK from the coding sequence TTGTTGAAATCTGAAACTTCGCCGACGACCGACGACGAACCCGGTCCGGCAGTCAATGTTCAATCGACGCCCATTGGCAATGGGGTGTTTGCCGACCAGGATTTTCGAGCCCACGACGTGGTCGGTTGGATCACTGGGAAAATCCATGATGACCCGAACTATGGTTCGGAGTATTGCATCGACATCGGTGAAAAAGCCACTTTGGAACCCGATGCTCCCTTCCGGTTTCTGAACCATTGCTGTGAACCGAACTGCCAGTTCACCTGGGATGAGTACGAGGATCAGCCCGATGCGATTCCCGAGGTCTATCTGTTGGCGCTTCGCGATATCGAGGCGGGCGAGCAGTTGACGATCGATTACAACTGGGCTGCCGAGTGTGCCATCCCTTGCCGCTGTGGTGCCGAGACCTGCCGCGGTTGGATCGTGACGTTAGACGAGATCGATCAATTGCCAGCGAACAATAAGTAG
- a CDS encoding sigma-54-dependent transcriptional regulator: MDKETETEIQSDVDTQLSDTPSVVLVVDDEPSICWAFEKMLSQQGHRVLTASSAEEGLLLAAEHSPALVLLDVRLPKEDGITALPKFLKATNNAAVIVMTAFGDLDTAVNAIRNGASDYLIKPFRLADAQRTCRQALRAALDRRSQPATPQPMPSGQQVLVGQSPAMQQAFRQIALVAASDLSVLITGETGTGKELVAAAIHRNSQRADKPYIPIAPVALNPDLIESELFGHAKGAFTGATDDRAGLFEQAQGGTILLDEIGDLPLAAQVKLLRVLEQGEYSRVGDLRVRHANVRIIAATNCDLHHAVQEGTFREDLYYRLTGVRIHLPPLRQRPEDIPLLCQHFLSAMDYPGFDAAVDAELVTELQSRPWSGNVRELKNAIQHAAVVARGRALEATDFPPSTPARGETSTSNATTLNDSVTAWARQTIATAKQPLNDLHAQFLAASEPALLQIAIEHTAGNRAKAAEILGIHRGTLRDRLRAYQMDAPNGD; encoded by the coding sequence ATGGATAAAGAAACTGAAACCGAAATTCAATCCGACGTCGACACGCAACTCTCCGACACCCCTTCGGTCGTCCTGGTTGTCGACGATGAACCGTCGATCTGCTGGGCCTTTGAAAAGATGCTCTCTCAGCAAGGGCACAGGGTGTTGACGGCGTCATCGGCGGAGGAAGGGTTGCTGCTCGCTGCGGAGCATTCACCGGCGCTGGTGCTGTTGGATGTTCGCCTGCCCAAAGAAGATGGCATCACGGCGTTACCAAAGTTCCTGAAGGCGACCAACAACGCCGCCGTGATCGTGATGACAGCGTTTGGCGATTTGGACACGGCGGTCAATGCGATTCGGAACGGGGCCAGCGACTATCTGATCAAACCGTTTCGGTTAGCCGATGCGCAGCGGACCTGCCGGCAAGCGCTACGTGCGGCGCTCGACCGCCGCAGCCAACCGGCCACGCCGCAACCGATGCCCAGCGGTCAACAGGTCCTGGTGGGGCAATCCCCAGCGATGCAGCAGGCGTTCCGCCAGATCGCGTTGGTTGCTGCGAGCGACCTGTCGGTGTTGATCACTGGCGAAACCGGAACCGGCAAAGAATTGGTCGCGGCCGCAATCCACCGCAACAGCCAGCGTGCCGACAAGCCGTACATCCCGATCGCTCCGGTCGCCCTGAACCCCGATCTGATCGAAAGCGAATTGTTCGGTCACGCCAAAGGAGCCTTCACCGGCGCGACCGACGATCGGGCGGGATTGTTTGAACAGGCTCAAGGGGGAACGATCCTGTTGGACGAAATCGGCGACCTGCCTCTGGCCGCGCAAGTTAAATTGCTGCGGGTGTTGGAACAGGGGGAATACAGTCGCGTCGGCGACCTGCGCGTCCGACACGCCAACGTCCGCATCATCGCCGCCACCAACTGCGACTTACACCATGCCGTGCAGGAGGGGACGTTCCGCGAGGACCTGTACTACCGATTGACCGGCGTACGGATCCATCTCCCGCCGCTGCGACAACGCCCCGAAGACATCCCGTTGTTGTGCCAGCATTTCTTATCCGCGATGGACTACCCAGGCTTCGACGCGGCGGTCGACGCGGAACTGGTAACCGAACTGCAATCGCGTCCCTGGAGCGGAAATGTCCGCGAACTGAAGAATGCGATCCAACACGCGGCCGTGGTGGCGCGCGGCCGGGCCTTGGAGGCGACCGACTTTCCGCCATCGACACCCGCTCGTGGCGAGACGTCCACGTCGAATGCGACGACGCTGAACGACAGCGTGACCGCGTGGGCGAGACAAACGATCGCGACAGCCAAGCAACCGCTGAACGACCTGCACGCACAATTCTTGGCGGCCAGCGAACCGGCGCTACTGCAGATCGCAATCGAACATACCGCTGGCAATCGCGCCAAGGCGGCGGAGATCTTGGGGATCCATCGCGGCACGCTTCGCGACCGCTTGCGGGCCTACCAGATGGACGCTCCCAACGGAGATTGA
- a CDS encoding Gfo/Idh/MocA family protein, giving the protein MSKQNRRDFLRTSVAASAGASVPYFFSRSKTLADETQSKNDRIPIGLIGAGGMGLGNMRSAADYLDVVAIADADKSRQEAANKKLSEGKADVYDDYRKILDRDDIKIVHIATPDHWHTKPVIEAMLAGKDIYCEKPLTLTIDEGKLIRKVQRETGRIVQVGTQQRSTFHLFTKAIAMVQQGRLGKILRVQAAIGGAPTSPAIPVADTPVGLDWDRWLGPAQKTDYRYLPGEGRGKTNGHYEFRWWYEYSGGKLTDWGAHHVDIATWALSVNGQPTSPLSIGGTAKHPVEFKDARPQQTDRYNTATAFNFVAKYADGTEMVIRNDTDNGVLIEGEKGRIFVNRRKLVGAPVEALADDPLPEDAIQKAYKGLPMESKERKGHWANFLNCTRTRDEPISDVHSHMKMLNVCHLAGISARLGRTVNWDGENEQITGDSEANAMLARPYREGYEIEM; this is encoded by the coding sequence ATGAGTAAACAAAATCGTCGTGACTTTTTGCGAACTTCGGTTGCTGCCAGTGCGGGCGCTTCGGTCCCGTATTTCTTTTCTCGCAGCAAAACGCTGGCCGACGAAACCCAATCGAAGAACGATCGAATTCCGATCGGCTTGATCGGTGCTGGTGGCATGGGGCTGGGAAACATGCGTTCGGCAGCGGATTATCTCGATGTGGTTGCGATCGCCGACGCGGATAAGTCGCGGCAGGAAGCTGCCAACAAGAAGCTCTCCGAAGGCAAGGCCGATGTCTACGACGACTATCGCAAAATTTTAGACCGCGACGACATCAAGATCGTTCACATCGCCACCCCCGACCACTGGCATACCAAACCGGTGATCGAAGCGATGCTCGCCGGCAAGGATATCTACTGCGAAAAGCCGCTGACGCTGACGATCGATGAGGGGAAATTGATCCGCAAAGTGCAGCGGGAGACGGGGCGGATCGTCCAGGTCGGAACCCAGCAACGCAGCACGTTCCATCTGTTCACCAAAGCGATCGCGATGGTTCAGCAAGGTCGATTGGGGAAGATCTTGCGCGTGCAAGCGGCGATCGGTGGCGCACCGACCAGCCCTGCGATTCCTGTTGCCGACACGCCCGTGGGGCTGGACTGGGATCGTTGGCTGGGACCAGCTCAGAAAACCGATTACCGCTATTTGCCTGGCGAGGGACGCGGCAAGACCAACGGACACTATGAATTCCGTTGGTGGTACGAATACTCCGGCGGCAAATTGACCGACTGGGGAGCCCATCATGTCGACATCGCCACCTGGGCGTTAAGCGTCAACGGCCAGCCGACGTCGCCGTTGTCGATCGGCGGCACCGCTAAGCATCCTGTCGAATTTAAGGATGCCCGGCCACAGCAGACCGATCGCTACAACACCGCGACGGCGTTTAACTTTGTCGCCAAATATGCTGACGGCACCGAGATGGTGATCCGCAACGACACCGACAACGGCGTACTGATCGAAGGCGAGAAGGGGCGGATTTTTGTCAACCGCCGGAAACTGGTCGGCGCACCGGTCGAAGCGCTCGCGGACGATCCGTTGCCTGAAGATGCGATCCAGAAAGCCTATAAGGGGCTGCCGATGGAAAGCAAGGAACGCAAAGGGCACTGGGCCAACTTTTTGAACTGTACGCGAACGCGAGACGAACCGATCTCCGACGTTCATTCGCACATGAAAATGTTGAACGTCTGCCACTTGGCCGGAATCTCTGCGCGGCTGGGACGGACCGTGAACTGGGATGGCGAGAACGAACAGATCACCGGTGACAGCGAAGCCAACGCGATGCTCGCGCGTCCGTACCGAGAAGGTTACGAAATCGAAATGTAA